Below is a genomic region from Henckelia pumila isolate YLH828 chromosome 3, ASM3356847v2, whole genome shotgun sequence.
AATGTGAGGGCACAATGAAGTTTAAAAGAATACAATTCTAGTGAGTGGACAGGATATTTTACCTGAAGCATgcacaaataaaacaaaaatcacaATGAACTGGATGAAACTAAAAGAAAAACTCTGTAAATTGGAAACCACAAACAAACATTAACCTGATCCACTGAGACCAGTGATCCATACAACACATCCCTGTTGATTAAGCAGCTTTTCCCGATCTGCCTTCGCGATGGGACATTCGTGCCAAAAGATGTTAGTTGGATTGACCACAGaagacattttaaaaaaaatactcttATTCTCCTGCAAATAGTAGAGAGGCTTTTGGATTCTTCACGAAATAAATCAACATCAAGAATGTTTTTTGGCtaagataaatttcaaattcatcCCTTCTCAATCCATACTCTTCTTTTATTAGACACTATATACACTGATTTTAAATCAACTTTGAAACCCTTCTCCAAATCAGACCCTTCCATGGAAATCATGCTCTTAAATCAGCTGCAGCCTACAcatgctaaaaaaaaaaattctctttCAATTTCTATCTTGGAAGTTGGATCGTGGCTCTACTCATGGCATACACTGCAGCGCTTGAAATCAAATGACCCATTGGTTACCCATGGATGCAATGGATAATTTATGGCTCCAGGTGGATCCTACATTAACTAAAGAAAATGGTGGCAGGGGAAAACTTCGCATTCATTGatgaatattaaaaaaaaaaaaaacagataaaGGAAAAATCTTCACCAGACACGGCATGCGTTTCTTATCACATTTTTTAGATCCTTTGACACAATCGACGAGAACCCTATTAAAGAAAACCGGATGGCCGTCGATTCTCAATTTCTCAAGTCTGTTGGCGAACAAGAAGGTTCAATTATTCAGCCCAAATGAGTTAGCATATGAAAATGGAAGCGAGGAATCACCCACATTCGTTTCCAGATGACCGAACAAAACACAATAAACCATGAAAATAGATTAGCAAATCAACAGAAAATGCAGGGAAAAAATGGCGAAATCATGTACCAGTAAGCGACAGAAGAAGGGGATCGGAAAAGAGGCAAATCCCGGCAGTGATTCTGCGATCTGGTGGGAGTGATTGAATGTAGACGTGATTTGGGCAATGGAGAAAATGGAGAAAAGGTGGCGGAGGTCACCAAGTCACTCTCTGAATTCCCGCTTGGTTTGTGCGGAATGagtaaatatattaaataatgtCGTTCAAAACGTTGAGCATAcggtagtatttttttttttgtatttactatttatttatttatcgaaACAGATGCATACAAATACAaacaataataaattaattatggcTGGCCCAAAACCCTAACCGTCTGGCTCACAAGACTCACGCCACGAATGGCGCTTTAATTAATGCGTATGTATATACGATCGATCGATTATGCAGGCATACGGGTATTTCGTGTTGGGCCGCACCTCCCAGAGCCGGAGCCGACCTCAATTCACGGCGTCCGCCGCCGCCAGTGGACAGAGGAATCACTATGCCGTGTTGGGGGTCTCGTTTGATGCCTCCACCTCCGATATCAAGAGAGCCTACCGTCTCCTCGCTCTCAAGGTATTTCATATATAATGTTGATTTAACTCTACTGTTTACGGGAAATATTGTTACGATTAACTGTGGGAAATTGGAGGATGTTCCGATTCCAGATAAAGTTGTGTActtttcgaagttggtattgtAGTAACATGCTCAGATGATGTGTTTGAAGTTTAGTTCGATACACTTGGTATGGTAATACCCATGAGTTGATCCAATGACTGCAAAGGGTACATCATTTTTCTATGTAATATCTATATTTATCTGTTTATTTTAGGGAATCAAATTATCACTTTGATTCAGCTGCTCTTGATTTGTCATTGCAGTATCACCCTGATGTTAACAAGGAAGTGGGAGCAAATGAGGCTTTCAAGAGTATCCGCCTTGCTTATGATGTGAGAATTCTTTTGATTCTCTGTTTTTTTTAGAAATGTATTGCGAATAGTAAGGAGAAGTAACAAATTGGTTATTTGGTTTGGCTATGATGATCTACATCTTATGAGATATTGTGACTAAAATAAGTATTAAACCTCTTATTTCAGAATATTGTGATAAAAATGATATTATTAATTTACATGACATTTGATTTCgaaggtcatatttcctcattCCATCTTTTTTACTAGTGTGTGTGTAATCTAAATAGTTACGAGGAGAAATTGCCCATAAGCTGTATAGAGTATAGACGAACATTTTACTCACAAATCCCACAACCGGAATTCGATTGCAGTTTAACGTTTAATATCATCTGAGTGGTTCTTCCTGCTTTTGGTTTTTATTAGATTTTTATGCTCGTGTTCTCGCAAAGTTTTGTTCTTCAAATTTATCAGCATTATGCAAAATAAGCTGAGGAAAGAGGTCCAACATGCTGCATGTTAGCGGTCTTCTTAAATTTAGTCTCATTTAATTGCAGTATGGAAAGTTTGTTTTTAGTACCCCTGAAGAGGCCATTTCTTTCTCCATGAAAAACTCAGCAATCTCTTGCGTTATTGAATGTTGTACCGTCGAACCTCCCACATTACTGTAGATTTGGTAAAAtctaattttagttttatatcaCCCGAAGTccagatatgttttattttggaaaaaataaagGAATATTAATTTTGTGGCAGATTCTGGTTAAGGAAACAACAAGAAATGAGTATGATCGAGCCCTGAAACATCAAGAAACTGGTAGAAGGCCTTTGGGTGATGAATGGGACTCTAATCTGGCTTATGATGGTGGAATAAGGTTTTACAAATGGGCTTACGATAGGCGTAAAATGCGAAATGAGAAATATCGGGACCAGTATTATAATGAAGAACAGCAATTTTATAACAACCCTAACAAGTTTTCTGAGAAAGAAAACCTATATGAAGAGAGAGACTCTTTCATCGAGGTGCTAAGATCAGTTTTCCTCTCTCTGTTTCTGATGCAGACCGTGGGAGTCCGATTATCTCTCACATTTAGCAGCCTTGTGGCTTTGGTTGACCACAAACTGGATGCAGGATATAAGTTTGGTTATCTATTTGCGTGGATATTAGGAGGGAGAGGGGGTATTTTGCTTACCTTGTTCCTGTCAATTGCAAGTTGGGTTTGTGGCAAAACAAGTAGCGGCATTGTTGCTCTGGTGGTAGTTGCCATGTGGTTTGGCTCAACTCTTGCAAGGTATATTCCACTTCCCCAAGGTGCTCTCCTTACTCTTTTGTACATGTCAATAAAGCTACAAGTTGATCTAAACTAAAGCGGCTGTTGGCAATGCTGTTATGTAATGGGTATTTGTTATTCTGAATGTTTATGTATATATTTCGAGGTTAAATCAATTATATGATTAACTCTTGTAATTTTTGTTGTGAGCACAAAGCGAACGATTATTCCTTGTGTTCAGATCCACAGCTGGTGCTATACATTACGTTAGACTATACTTCATGATGATAGATAGATAAATTGGAAGTTTAATTTTGTGGGGAACGGAATGAATGAAGATGAGCCCCCAATTCATTCCCATCTACCAAATATGAGCTTTCAAAGAATAAACAATTTCAGCTTTTGGCTGCATCAGATTCATACACAAATTTTTCCATATACAGATCCACAGGTCAATAGTGTTCATGCTAGCTAATGTCATCGCTCTACAGAATCGGTACTAGGCTGGAATTCTAACTTGCTGGTAGCCTTACACTTCCCCCGTCTGTTGAATTTGCTTGATGCTCCGCCACAGGTATCGTCCGCTTGCCATATCGATCAACACCCAGAACCCATTTTGCATCATCTAAACAAATATTCAGAAACAGAACATCAgccgaaagaaagaaagaaagaaagaaagaa
It encodes:
- the LOC140887633 gene encoding uncharacterized protein isoform X2; the protein is MQAYGYFVLGRTSQSRSRPQFTASAAASGQRNHYAVLGVSFDASTSDIKRAYRLLALKYHPDVNKEVGANEAFKSIRLAYDILVKETTRNEYDRALKHQETGRRPLGDEWDSNLAYDGGIRFYKWAYDRRKMRNEKYRDQYYNEEQQFYNNPNKFSEKENLYEERDSFIEVLRSVFLSLFLMQTVGVRLSLTFSSLVALVDHKLDAGYKFGYLFAWILGGRGGILLTLFLSIASWVCGKTSSGIVALVVVAMWFGSTLARSTGQ
- the LOC140887633 gene encoding uncharacterized protein isoform X1 encodes the protein MQAYGYFVLGRTSQSRSRPQFTASAAASGQRNHYAVLGVSFDASTSDIKRAYRLLALKYHPDVNKEVGANEAFKSIRLAYDILVKETTRNEYDRALKHQETGRRPLGDEWDSNLAYDGGIRFYKWAYDRRKMRNEKYRDQYYNEEQQFYNNPNKFSEKENLYEERDSFIEVLRSVFLSLFLMQTVGVRLSLTFSSLVALVDHKLDAGYKFGYLFAWILGGRGGILLTLFLSIASWVCGKTSSGIVALVVVAMWFGSTLARYIPLPQGALLTLLYMSIKLQVDLN